In a single window of the Luteolibacter yonseiensis genome:
- a CDS encoding bifunctional 3,4-dihydroxy-2-butanone-4-phosphate synthase/GTP cyclohydrolase II codes for MSDTPLVFSHIPEIIEEIAAGRMVIVSDDPSRENEADLVGAASLCTAEMVNFMAVHARGLICAPLTAERAEELVLPQMTRRNREGHKTAFTVSVDAAEGITTGISAADRAHTIRLLADPNAKPDDFVQPGHVFPLQAVPDGVLRRTGHTEAALDLTSLAGLPKAAVICEIMNDDGTMARVGQLGDYQKRHGLKACTIAQLIEYRRRSEKLVYREETILMPTDFGQFNCHLYRIKTDASHHLALTKGDIDPHKPTLVRVHSECLTGDVFQSRRCDCGGQLAAALERISKEGGVLLYLRQEGRGIGLPAKIHAYKLQEEGYDTIEANEKLGFGSDLRDYGMGAQILYDLGVRQMRLLTNNPKKIIGLEGYGLEIVEQVPIRLPANPDNARYLETKRIRMGHTL; via the coding sequence ATGTCAGACACTCCTTTAGTTTTCAGCCACATCCCGGAAATCATCGAGGAAATCGCCGCCGGCCGCATGGTCATCGTATCGGACGATCCATCCCGGGAAAATGAAGCGGATCTCGTCGGCGCGGCGTCGCTCTGCACCGCGGAGATGGTCAATTTCATGGCGGTTCATGCCCGCGGCCTGATCTGCGCGCCGCTCACCGCCGAGCGGGCGGAGGAACTCGTGCTGCCGCAGATGACGCGGAGGAACCGCGAGGGCCACAAGACCGCCTTCACCGTCAGTGTGGATGCGGCGGAAGGGATCACCACCGGAATTTCCGCCGCGGACCGCGCCCATACCATCCGCCTTCTGGCCGATCCGAACGCGAAGCCGGATGATTTCGTGCAGCCCGGCCACGTTTTTCCCTTGCAGGCCGTGCCGGACGGCGTGCTCCGCCGCACCGGCCATACCGAGGCGGCGCTTGATCTCACCTCTCTCGCCGGCCTGCCGAAAGCGGCGGTGATTTGTGAAATCATGAATGACGATGGAACCATGGCCCGTGTCGGCCAGCTCGGTGACTATCAGAAGCGCCATGGACTTAAAGCCTGCACCATCGCCCAGCTCATCGAGTACCGCAGGCGGTCGGAAAAGCTCGTGTATCGCGAGGAAACCATCCTCATGCCGACGGACTTCGGCCAGTTCAACTGCCATCTTTACCGGATCAAGACCGACGCCAGCCATCACCTTGCCCTCACCAAGGGCGACATCGACCCGCACAAGCCGACCCTCGTCCGGGTCCATTCGGAGTGTCTGACAGGCGATGTTTTCCAGTCCCGCCGTTGCGATTGCGGGGGCCAGCTTGCCGCCGCGCTTGAGCGCATTTCCAAGGAGGGAGGTGTGCTGCTCTATCTGCGTCAGGAGGGCAGGGGGATCGGTTTGCCCGCGAAAATCCATGCCTACAAGCTGCAGGAGGAAGGCTACGACACCATCGAGGCAAATGAGAAACTCGGCTTCGGCTCCGACCTGCGGGACTACGGCATGGGTGCGCAAATTCTCTACGATCTTGGCGTCAGGCAGATGCGCCTGCTGACGAACAACCCGAAAAAAATCATCGGACTCGAAGGCTACGGTCTGGAAATCGTCGAGCAGGTTCCCATCCGCCTCCCCGCGAACCCGGACAACGCGCGCTACTTGGAAACGAAACGCATCCGCATGGGACACACGCTCTGA
- a CDS encoding basic secretory protein-like protein encodes MKLRPLVILIPLAASIVPSSAASGKVSFGSSPENTSFETETTPAPASNDAATGATFKVITGKADPNSAPVSVLNDGKIPRDEDEPSSNFFFSGSGGRLLVDLGKPIDLATLATYSWHNGSRSAQNYQVYAADGTAKDFVAEPGADVAPEKSGWSLIGKVDTSANKPGQHAAVISPDSGKSLGSFRYVLFDIQPNKESGFNNTFFSEIDITDANGPTLVRIEKPKVIKELFTSKDKKFRYTLDATEAPDLQEWCGKHLIPVLDEWYPKIIEMLPVDGITPSHDITFTLKDSTNLPGHLKGVPAYASGNSVVFNINFMRAEKSGEAIGAGIHEIVHVVQFGGNREQAAERKRVKRPPTWVTEGVADYIRWFLYEPQSKGAEITERNVRRAKYDDSYRVTGNFFDWVIKNHEKDLMRKLNVATHEGYSEELWKEWTGKTLEELGADWKKANFERLGLKE; translated from the coding sequence ATGAAACTCAGACCTCTCGTCATCCTCATCCCGCTGGCCGCAAGCATCGTCCCTTCGTCCGCCGCCTCCGGGAAAGTCAGCTTCGGCAGCTCCCCGGAGAACACCTCGTTCGAGACCGAGACGACTCCCGCACCCGCTTCGAACGATGCCGCCACAGGCGCGACCTTCAAGGTCATCACCGGAAAAGCCGACCCGAACAGCGCACCCGTTTCCGTGCTGAATGATGGAAAAATCCCGCGTGACGAGGATGAGCCTTCCTCCAACTTCTTTTTCTCCGGCAGCGGCGGACGTCTTCTGGTGGATCTCGGCAAGCCCATTGATCTCGCGACCCTGGCGACGTATTCGTGGCACAACGGCTCCCGCTCCGCACAGAACTACCAGGTTTATGCCGCGGACGGCACGGCCAAGGATTTCGTGGCGGAACCCGGCGCGGATGTGGCCCCGGAAAAAAGCGGCTGGAGTCTCATCGGCAAGGTGGACACTTCCGCGAACAAGCCCGGCCAACATGCCGCGGTCATCTCACCCGACTCCGGCAAATCCCTCGGCAGCTTTCGCTACGTGTTGTTCGACATCCAGCCGAACAAGGAATCCGGATTCAACAACACCTTCTTCAGCGAGATCGACATCACCGACGCCAACGGTCCGACATTGGTCCGCATCGAGAAGCCGAAGGTGATCAAGGAACTGTTCACCTCCAAGGACAAGAAATTCCGCTACACCCTCGACGCCACCGAAGCGCCGGACCTGCAGGAGTGGTGCGGCAAGCACCTCATCCCCGTGCTGGACGAGTGGTATCCGAAAATCATCGAAATGTTGCCGGTCGACGGCATCACCCCTTCACACGACATCACCTTCACGCTCAAGGATTCGACGAACCTTCCCGGCCATCTCAAAGGCGTGCCCGCATACGCCAGCGGGAATTCCGTGGTGTTCAACATCAACTTCATGCGCGCCGAGAAATCCGGCGAGGCCATCGGTGCCGGCATCCACGAGATCGTCCACGTGGTCCAGTTCGGCGGAAACAGGGAGCAGGCGGCGGAACGCAAACGCGTGAAACGCCCGCCGACATGGGTCACCGAAGGTGTGGCGGACTACATCCGCTGGTTCCTCTACGAGCCTCAGAGCAAGGGCGCGGAAATCACCGAACGCAACGTCCGCCGGGCGAAATATGACGACAGCTACCGCGTCACCGGGAACTTCTTCGACTGGGTCATCAAGAATCACGAAAAAGACCTCATGCGGAAGCTCAACGTGGCCACCCACGAGGGTTATTCCGAAGAGCTCTGGAAGGAATGGACCGGAAAAACCCTCGAGGAACTGGGTGCGGATTGGAAAAAGGCCAATTTCGAGCGCCTCGGATTGAAAGAATAG
- a CDS encoding BrnT family toxin, protein MELDLIDVQFDLRNIKPRELEEAFEDPFSVRFLPDNDRMDGASRYYGLGRTVSDRYLFFAFWTDGKTNRVVAAREMSEAEQKFYDRKYAEYR, encoded by the coding sequence ATGGAACTCGACCTTATCGACGTTCAATTCGATCTTCGTAACATCAAACCCCGCGAGCTTGAAGAAGCTTTCGAGGACCCTTTTTCCGTTCGTTTTCTGCCTGACAACGACCGCATGGACGGTGCTTCCCGCTACTATGGGCTGGGACGCACCGTGTCCGACCGGTATTTGTTCTTCGCTTTCTGGACGGATGGAAAAACCAACCGCGTTGTCGCGGCACGCGAGATGTCCGAAGCTGAACAGAAATTCTACGACCGCAAATACGCGGAATACCGTTGA
- a CDS encoding CopG family antitoxin, whose protein sequence is MNAITRWSDIPDFADETAEARYWETHELDGRLMAASVHEADSRESTTITLRFDPRMLSRIKRIARSRFLNYQSMMKQWLAERLEDEMRKL, encoded by the coding sequence ATGAACGCCATCACCCGCTGGTCCGACATCCCCGACTTCGCCGATGAAACGGCGGAAGCCCGTTACTGGGAAACCCATGAACTCGACGGTCGGCTGATGGCCGCCTCCGTGCATGAGGCGGACTCGCGGGAGTCCACGACGATCACCCTGCGTTTCGACCCGCGCATGCTCTCCCGCATCAAGCGCATCGCCCGCTCCCGCTTCCTCAACTACCAGTCGATGATGAAGCAGTGGCTGGCCGAGCGGCTTGAGGACGAAATGCGCAAGCTCTGA
- a CDS encoding VanZ family protein has translation MAWLPRQPKFWLAAFLLWFVVLWVLSSLTLSTTYQPPVNNFDKFEHFGYFFGGGGLFSAWLFRRNPGNPDWTKIILTTVGVIALVGVIDEFHQTFTPGRSGNDPFDWLADVSGAAAGALVFRLVHRCLK, from the coding sequence ATGGCTTGGCTTCCCCGCCAACCGAAATTCTGGCTGGCCGCCTTCCTGCTCTGGTTCGTGGTGCTTTGGGTGCTCTCCTCACTGACCCTCTCCACCACCTACCAACCACCGGTCAACAATTTCGATAAATTCGAACATTTCGGTTATTTCTTCGGCGGCGGCGGGTTGTTCAGTGCCTGGCTTTTCCGTAGAAATCCCGGGAACCCGGATTGGACGAAAATCATCCTGACCACCGTCGGCGTGATCGCGCTGGTGGGCGTGATCGATGAATTCCACCAGACATTCACCCCCGGGCGGAGTGGAAATGACCCGTTTGACTGGCTGGCCGACGTGTCAGGGGCCGCCGCCGGTGCGCTTGTTTTCCGACTGGTGCATCGCTGCCTGAAGTGA
- the tal gene encoding transaldolase, giving the protein MSLNQLDQLKQYTTVVADTGDFESMKIYKPQDATTNPSLILQAAGKPEYRHLLEQAVNEAKDGGLEAILDRILILFGLEILKIVPGRVSTEVDARLSFDTAATIAKAHELIAAYEKEGHSRDRILIKIASTWEGIKAAEALEKEGIHCNLTLLFSFAQAVACAEAGVQLISPFVGRILDWHKKETGKDYQGDEDPGVISVRSIYNYYKKFGYKTEVMGASFRNKGEILALAGCDLLTISPGLLGELQASEEAVTPSLTAEEAAASDHEKISLNESDFRFLFNEDPMAVEKTAHGIRAFSADIVKLEKLITELLG; this is encoded by the coding sequence ATGAGCCTGAACCAACTCGATCAATTGAAGCAATACACGACCGTCGTCGCCGATACCGGTGATTTCGAGTCGATGAAAATCTACAAGCCCCAGGACGCGACCACGAATCCTTCCCTCATCCTCCAGGCCGCGGGCAAACCCGAGTACAGGCATCTCCTCGAGCAAGCCGTCAACGAGGCGAAGGACGGCGGACTGGAAGCAATCCTTGATCGCATTCTCATCCTCTTTGGATTGGAAATCCTGAAAATCGTCCCGGGCCGTGTCTCCACAGAGGTGGACGCCCGCCTTTCCTTCGACACCGCGGCCACCATCGCCAAGGCGCACGAACTCATCGCCGCTTACGAAAAGGAAGGCCACTCGCGTGACCGCATCCTCATCAAGATCGCCTCCACCTGGGAAGGCATCAAGGCGGCGGAGGCTCTTGAAAAGGAAGGCATCCACTGCAATCTCACGCTCCTGTTCTCCTTCGCCCAGGCCGTCGCTTGTGCCGAAGCGGGTGTGCAGCTCATCTCTCCCTTCGTCGGCCGCATTCTCGACTGGCACAAGAAGGAAACCGGCAAGGACTATCAGGGGGACGAGGATCCGGGCGTCATTTCCGTCCGTTCCATCTACAACTACTACAAGAAATTCGGCTACAAGACCGAGGTCATGGGAGCTTCCTTCCGTAACAAGGGCGAGATCCTCGCCCTCGCGGGTTGCGACCTGCTCACCATCAGCCCCGGCCTCCTGGGCGAGCTCCAGGCCTCGGAAGAAGCCGTCACCCCGAGCCTCACCGCGGAGGAAGCCGCTGCCAGCGATCATGAGAAAATCTCTCTCAACGAGAGTGATTTCCGTTTCCTCTTCAACGAGGATCCGATGGCGGTTGAGAAGACGGCCCACGGCATCCGCGCGTTCTCGGCGGACATCGTGAAACTTGAAAAGCTCATCACCGAACTGCTCGGCTGA
- a CDS encoding MFS transporter, whose protein sequence is MKDSIASTSMEVGEPPALNTVYTMLFAISFSHMLNDTIQALLPSIYPLLKSSYQLSFAQLGMITFTFQLTASLLQPLVGFITDRKSMPYSLPVGMGLTGIGLISLAMASSFATILLSAALVGSGSAIFHPEASRIAHMAAGKRRGFAQSFFQVGGNAGSAIGPLLAALIIVPHGQHSLVGFSIIALVGVAVLYQIGKWQASNHHRIQRKPKDVANAAFNPYPKKTVVRAISILVALTFSKYVYLSSLTSYYTFYLIDRFHITKQSAMLHLFVLLFAVAVGTIVGGPVGDRFGRKRVIWASILGVAPFSLLLPHVGLEMTTVLSVFIGLILASAFSAILVYAQELMPGKVGMVAGLFFGLAFGIAGIGSAVLGKVADHTGINYVFQLCAYLPLIGLLTVFLPNIEGDKK, encoded by the coding sequence ATGAAAGATTCCATCGCAAGCACCTCAATGGAGGTGGGAGAGCCGCCGGCGCTGAACACGGTTTACACCATGTTGTTCGCGATCAGCTTTTCCCACATGCTCAATGACACGATCCAGGCGCTGTTGCCTTCGATCTATCCGTTGCTGAAGTCATCTTACCAACTGAGCTTCGCACAGCTCGGGATGATCACCTTCACCTTCCAGCTCACCGCCTCGCTGCTCCAGCCGTTGGTCGGATTCATCACCGACCGCAAGTCCATGCCCTACTCCCTGCCGGTGGGCATGGGACTGACAGGCATCGGCCTGATCTCGCTGGCGATGGCTTCCAGCTTCGCCACCATCCTGCTGAGCGCGGCGCTGGTCGGCTCCGGTTCGGCGATCTTCCATCCGGAAGCCTCCCGCATCGCCCACATGGCGGCGGGGAAAAGACGCGGATTCGCCCAGTCGTTTTTCCAGGTCGGCGGAAATGCCGGCAGCGCGATCGGTCCGTTGCTCGCCGCATTGATCATCGTGCCGCACGGCCAGCATTCGCTTGTGGGCTTCTCCATCATCGCGCTGGTGGGGGTCGCCGTTCTCTATCAGATCGGAAAATGGCAGGCCTCCAATCACCACCGCATCCAGCGGAAACCGAAGGATGTGGCAAACGCGGCCTTCAATCCATATCCGAAAAAGACGGTGGTCCGGGCGATCTCCATCCTGGTGGCGCTGACATTCTCCAAGTATGTGTATCTCTCCTCTCTCACGAGTTACTACACCTTCTACCTGATCGACCGTTTCCATATCACGAAACAGAGCGCCATGCTGCATTTGTTCGTCCTGCTTTTCGCGGTGGCGGTCGGCACGATCGTCGGCGGACCGGTGGGAGACAGGTTCGGCCGCAAGCGGGTGATCTGGGCGTCCATCCTGGGAGTTGCTCCCTTCTCCCTGCTGCTGCCACACGTGGGTCTGGAAATGACGACGGTACTGAGCGTGTTCATCGGACTGATCCTGGCCTCGGCGTTTTCGGCAATCCTGGTTTACGCGCAGGAACTCATGCCCGGGAAAGTCGGGATGGTGGCGGGGCTGTTCTTCGGCCTGGCGTTTGGAATCGCGGGAATCGGGTCGGCGGTTCTGGGCAAGGTGGCCGATCACACCGGAATCAATTACGTGTTCCAGTTGTGCGCGTATCTGCCGTTGATCGGATTGCTGACGGTGTTCCTGCCCAACATCGAAGGAGACAAGAAATAA
- a CDS encoding helix-turn-helix domain-containing protein codes for MNRREIPLIEMIDYGEEHLRREGFVVMPFDDSFKKDPMRMSPHYHDFFQVSLLTGRGRLMHDFRETDVTGDTLFFLSPGQVHTVRPAPGTDGTIVSFTREFLDDPSGKLLELPFYFATNGVPWLSVDPEHRAETRAIFDEMQEEFDAAKPGAAEILRALLHILFVKAARWYGAGEETVHARRSHVIVRKFHQEVERHFHEWQSLEPYAASLGVSVNHLNDVVRETTGESAGEHVRLRRLLDAKRLLLYSELSVSEIGYQLAFKDPSYFSRFFRRYEGTTPVEFRSQIREKYQQETG; via the coding sequence ATGAACCGGCGCGAGATCCCATTGATCGAGATGATCGACTACGGCGAGGAGCACCTGCGCCGGGAGGGATTCGTGGTGATGCCGTTCGATGACTCGTTCAAGAAGGACCCCATGCGGATGAGTCCGCATTACCATGACTTTTTCCAAGTCTCGCTGCTGACGGGGCGTGGCCGGCTGATGCATGATTTCCGCGAGACGGATGTGACGGGCGACACCCTGTTTTTCCTCAGTCCGGGCCAGGTGCATACGGTCCGCCCCGCGCCGGGAACGGATGGGACGATCGTTTCCTTCACCCGCGAATTCCTGGATGATCCGTCGGGAAAACTGCTGGAACTGCCATTCTACTTCGCGACGAACGGCGTGCCCTGGCTGTCCGTTGATCCGGAACACCGTGCGGAAACCCGGGCGATTTTCGACGAGATGCAGGAGGAATTCGACGCGGCGAAACCAGGTGCGGCGGAGATCCTCAGGGCCCTGCTGCACATCCTGTTTGTAAAGGCCGCGCGCTGGTATGGAGCGGGGGAAGAAACGGTCCACGCACGACGGAGTCATGTGATCGTCCGTAAATTTCATCAGGAGGTGGAACGGCACTTTCATGAATGGCAGTCGTTGGAGCCGTATGCGGCATCGCTGGGAGTGAGCGTGAACCACCTCAATGACGTGGTGAGGGAGACCACCGGGGAGTCGGCGGGAGAACACGTCAGGTTGCGCAGGTTGTTGGATGCGAAGCGCTTGCTGCTTTACTCCGAACTGAGTGTTTCTGAAATCGGCTACCAGCTCGCATTCAAGGATCCGTCCTACTTCAGCCGCTTCTTCCGGCGTTACGAAGGAACGACTCCGGTGGAGTTCCGCAGCCAGATCCGAGAAAAATACCAGCAAGAGACCGGATAG
- a CDS encoding LysR family transcriptional regulator: MIDIRQLRSLIAIAETGNLSRAAQRLNLSQPALSHQIKLWEDQLGAELFERKSQPLKMSPVGQRLLEAAYDTDRMLRQAERDVFRILEGVSGQLRMAVECHSCFDWLMPSMDVFREGWPEVEMDLVSGFHPDPVGLLLEDRADLVIVSRATPRAGIAYHPLFKYEVLALMAHRHPLAAKPCLQARDFTRETLVTYPIPDERIDVIREVLKPAGIEPERRTTELTVAILQLVASMRGIAAMPGWAVQPYLDRDYVASRPIRKNGLFANLYAATTREAAETPYMMEFLSIMKRVSFNTLTGVEKIPS, translated from the coding sequence ATGATCGACATCCGCCAGCTCCGCTCCCTCATCGCCATCGCCGAAACGGGCAACCTTTCCAGGGCGGCACAGCGGCTGAACCTTTCCCAACCCGCGCTCTCGCACCAGATCAAGCTGTGGGAGGACCAGCTCGGAGCGGAGTTGTTCGAGAGGAAAAGCCAGCCGCTGAAAATGAGCCCGGTGGGCCAGCGCCTGCTGGAAGCCGCCTATGACACGGACCGCATGCTGCGCCAGGCGGAGCGGGATGTCTTCAGGATTCTGGAAGGGGTTTCCGGGCAGTTGAGGATGGCGGTGGAGTGCCACTCCTGTTTCGACTGGCTGATGCCCTCGATGGATGTCTTCCGCGAAGGCTGGCCCGAGGTGGAAATGGATCTCGTCTCGGGTTTCCACCCCGACCCCGTCGGGTTGCTGCTGGAGGACCGCGCGGATCTGGTGATCGTATCCCGCGCAACCCCACGGGCGGGCATCGCCTATCATCCGCTTTTCAAATACGAGGTGCTGGCATTGATGGCGCACCGCCACCCCCTGGCGGCCAAGCCGTGCCTGCAGGCGCGGGATTTCACCCGGGAGACGCTCGTGACCTATCCCATCCCGGACGAACGCATCGACGTGATCCGCGAAGTGCTCAAACCCGCGGGCATCGAGCCGGAAAGAAGGACCACGGAGCTGACCGTCGCGATCCTGCAACTGGTGGCGAGCATGCGCGGCATCGCGGCGATGCCCGGCTGGGCGGTTCAGCCCTACCTGGACCGGGACTATGTCGCGTCGCGTCCCATCCGCAAGAACGGGTTGTTCGCGAATCTCTACGCCGCAACGACACGGGAGGCGGCGGAAACGCCCTACATGATGGAATTCCTGTCCATCATGAAACGGGTGAGCTTCAACACCCTCACCGGTGTGGAAAAAATCCCAAGCTGA
- the metE gene encoding 5-methyltetrahydropteroyltriglutamate--homocysteine S-methyltransferase — protein sequence MSSIRTHNLGYPRIGEHRELKKATEAYWQGKISREELEDTGRRLRRGNWLKQQAAGIDLIPCNDFSFYDQVLDATCLLGNIPPRFGRQDASDPDSLFLIARGSRDTADNCGDGCGCQTGTFASEMTKWFDTNYHYIVPEFHAGTEFKVSGTKVFDEFQEALALGIHAKPVLIGPVTYLSLGKSHDADFDRFSLLDGLVAAYEEIIGRLAALGATWIQIDEPILATDLDDRRRDAFLEAYARLATVAGNTRLMVASYFGGLRDNLPLFLSLPVAGLHFDAVRGSDEVPELLEKFPEDKVLSLGVVDGRNIWRNDFDASLGLLAEAEARLGKERLWIAPSCSLIHSPVTLENEPKLDPEIKNWLAFADEKLAEVSALGDLLGGRAGPGVLEENRAAHLGRRGSPRIHNPAVRARLAAVAPQDLERRSRFPERQALQREKLKLPLFPTTTIGSFPQTAEVRSARARWKSGLLPAVAYDAFIKEETRRCVAFQDEIGIDMPVHGEFERNDMVEYFGEQLEGFTFTANGWVQSYGTRCVKPPVIFGDVSRPRPMTTYWSGFAKSLTERPMKGMLTGPVTILQWSFVRNDQPRETTTRQIALAIRDEVLDLEAIGLAAIQIDEPAIREGLPLRRADWDPYLAWAVDAFRLCASGVRDETQIHTHMCYSEFNDIIGAIAALDADVITIETSRSNMELLDAFVDFNYPNEIGPGVYDIHSPRVPGVAEMRHLMEKAGAVIPTGNLWVNPDCGLKTRGWPEVRASLVHMVACARALREKSNASLR from the coding sequence ATGTCAAGCATCCGCACCCACAACCTCGGCTACCCGCGCATCGGGGAGCACCGCGAATTGAAAAAAGCCACCGAAGCCTACTGGCAGGGAAAAATCTCCCGCGAGGAACTGGAGGACACCGGGCGAAGGCTGCGCCGCGGGAACTGGCTCAAGCAGCAGGCCGCGGGGATCGACCTCATCCCGTGCAACGACTTTTCATTTTATGACCAGGTCCTCGACGCCACCTGCCTGCTCGGAAACATCCCGCCCCGCTTTGGCAGGCAGGACGCTTCGGACCCGGACTCCCTTTTCCTCATCGCCCGCGGTTCGCGGGATACGGCCGACAACTGCGGAGACGGGTGCGGTTGCCAGACCGGGACATTCGCCAGCGAGATGACCAAGTGGTTTGATACGAACTACCACTACATCGTCCCCGAGTTTCATGCGGGCACGGAGTTCAAGGTCTCCGGCACCAAGGTATTCGATGAATTCCAGGAAGCGCTCGCCCTGGGCATCCATGCCAAGCCTGTCCTCATCGGACCCGTCACCTATCTCAGCCTGGGAAAATCCCACGATGCGGACTTCGACCGCTTCTCCCTGCTTGATGGGCTCGTGGCAGCCTACGAGGAAATCATCGGCAGGCTGGCGGCGCTGGGAGCGACGTGGATCCAGATCGACGAACCCATACTCGCCACCGACCTGGACGACCGCCGGCGCGACGCCTTCCTGGAAGCCTACGCCCGGCTCGCGACCGTCGCGGGAAACACCCGGCTGATGGTGGCCTCTTATTTCGGCGGGTTGCGGGACAATCTTCCTCTCTTCCTCAGCCTTCCTGTCGCCGGGCTTCATTTCGACGCCGTCCGCGGCTCTGACGAAGTTCCGGAACTGCTGGAGAAATTCCCCGAAGACAAGGTCCTCTCCCTCGGCGTCGTCGACGGGCGGAACATCTGGCGGAATGATTTCGACGCGTCACTCGGCCTTCTGGCCGAAGCGGAGGCCCGCCTCGGCAAGGAACGGCTGTGGATCGCTCCTTCCTGTTCGCTCATCCATTCTCCCGTGACCTTGGAGAACGAGCCGAAGCTGGATCCTGAAATCAAGAACTGGCTTGCCTTCGCAGATGAGAAGCTCGCCGAGGTCAGCGCCCTCGGCGATCTCCTTGGCGGCCGTGCCGGACCGGGTGTCCTTGAGGAAAACCGCGCGGCCCACCTCGGCCGCCGCGGCAGTCCGCGGATTCACAATCCCGCCGTGCGGGCACGCCTCGCCGCGGTCGCTCCCCAAGATTTGGAACGGCGGTCGCGGTTTCCGGAACGGCAGGCCCTCCAGCGCGAAAAGCTGAAGCTGCCGCTGTTCCCGACCACCACCATCGGCTCGTTTCCCCAGACCGCGGAAGTCCGTTCCGCCAGAGCCAGATGGAAAAGCGGTTTGCTGCCCGCCGTCGCCTACGATGCCTTCATCAAGGAGGAAACACGCCGCTGCGTCGCGTTCCAGGATGAGATCGGCATCGACATGCCGGTGCATGGCGAATTCGAGCGGAACGACATGGTGGAGTATTTCGGCGAACAGCTGGAAGGATTCACATTCACCGCCAATGGCTGGGTCCAGAGCTACGGAACGCGTTGCGTGAAGCCGCCGGTCATTTTTGGGGATGTGTCGCGCCCGCGGCCGATGACGACCTACTGGTCCGGGTTCGCGAAGTCCCTGACCGAAAGACCGATGAAGGGCATGCTCACCGGACCGGTGACCATCCTCCAGTGGTCGTTTGTCAGGAATGACCAGCCGCGGGAAACCACCACGCGGCAGATCGCGCTTGCCATCCGGGATGAGGTGCTCGACCTCGAAGCCATCGGCCTCGCCGCGATCCAGATCGACGAACCGGCCATCCGCGAGGGGTTGCCCCTGCGTCGTGCCGATTGGGACCCCTACCTCGCGTGGGCGGTGGACGCCTTCCGCCTCTGCGCGAGCGGAGTGCGGGACGAAACCCAGATCCACACGCATATGTGCTATTCCGAATTCAACGATATCATCGGCGCCATCGCCGCGCTGGACGCCGACGTCATCACCATCGAGACATCACGCTCCAACATGGAACTGCTGGATGCCTTCGTGGATTTCAATTATCCGAATGAAATCGGACCGGGCGTCTATGACATCCACTCGCCCCGCGTGCCGGGCGTCGCGGAGATGCGGCACCTCATGGAGAAGGCCGGGGCGGTCATTCCTACGGGCAATCTGTGGGTGAATCCCGATTGCGGCCTCAAGACCCGCGGCTGGCCGGAAGTGCGGGCCTCCCTCGTCCACATGGTGGCATGCGCCAGGGCCTTGCGGGAAAAATCAAACGCCAGCCTCCGCTGA